The Sulfolobus acidocaldarius DSM 639 genome has a window encoding:
- a CDS encoding creatininase family protein — protein MKILYSNKDDIQNKIALIPVGSLEQHGPHLPMGTDSIIAEEIAKRVEEELNNVVLLFPTVYYTCSMEHEGFPYAGVSYITFASYMLEILNSISKFSKKAVLVIGHGGVVSVIDVVKRQLNFTNKTFKVYTFTVQEENSEDLHAGTIETSAIKVINPKLVNEDKLKDVDYSFQEGVFDIITTKESNPYGIINKGKVVIDEEKGRVFISKNVEKLKRLILSLTC, from the coding sequence ATGAAGATATTGTACTCGAATAAGGACGATATTCAAAATAAAATAGCTTTGATACCAGTAGGTAGTTTAGAACAACACGGACCACATTTACCTATGGGCACCGATTCTATAATTGCTGAAGAAATAGCTAAAAGAGTTGAAGAAGAGCTGAATAATGTTGTTTTATTATTCCCAACTGTTTATTACACCTGTTCCATGGAACATGAGGGATTTCCATATGCAGGTGTCTCATATATCACATTCGCCTCTTACATGCTCGAAATCCTAAATTCTATTTCAAAATTTTCCAAAAAAGCAGTATTAGTAATTGGACATGGAGGAGTAGTTTCTGTGATAGATGTAGTTAAGAGGCAGTTAAACTTCACTAACAAAACGTTTAAAGTTTACACATTTACAGTTCAGGAAGAAAATTCAGAGGATCTTCATGCAGGCACAATAGAGACGTCTGCAATAAAAGTGATTAATCCGAAACTGGTTAATGAAGATAAGCTGAAGGACGTTGATTACTCTTTTCAAGAGGGTGTTTTCGATATCATAACTACTAAAGAGTCAAACCCATACGGAATTATTAATAAGGGAAAAGTAGTTATAGACGAAGAAAAAGGTAGAGTGTTTATCAGTAAGAATGTTGAAAAATTAAAAAGACTAATTTTAAGCCTTACATGTTAG
- a CDS encoding MFS transporter, translating to MKLFIGQAFIVAGSTLLSLLYPLVLYDQTHSTALLGISMMLNELAVGLGSYVWGRIIDRVRERYIFFIILPVSGIGITLLIFDTSLGLVGYALLGFFTALDSPIYSILLLERFSMDKAVVANSMLSQLSLAGNIIGSIMGTFKLKFFTIIIFFTIAAVLNAILIPRYKGDIREDKVERIRDTRRLLKPLISYSIFNLSAEVFYVVYIPLLNLLTLPSWTYFVSYTILYMIDEYIYYISPNLVRDNELYYIFISIALRGFLVALVGYLLFMKINFSFLTVLLFISFGSLYPLYNTALFSLIFKDLKKNRGSILGLFSAGNNLASAMGSYLSGLVNPMSISQAYFFSFFGFSLSFFIMYDYISEKRQRVENKKKVIVSNST from the coding sequence GTGAAGCTATTCATAGGGCAAGCATTCATAGTAGCCGGATCAACATTATTGTCTTTGCTTTATCCTTTAGTACTCTATGATCAGACTCACTCCACTGCTTTATTAGGAATAAGTATGATGCTAAATGAGTTAGCAGTGGGTTTAGGATCGTACGTATGGGGTAGGATAATTGATAGAGTGAGGGAAAGATACATATTCTTTATAATACTCCCTGTATCTGGTATTGGAATCACACTGTTAATCTTCGATACAAGTTTAGGTCTAGTGGGATATGCTCTGTTAGGATTTTTTACTGCCCTAGATTCACCTATATACTCCATATTATTGTTAGAGAGATTTTCCATGGATAAGGCTGTGGTCGCAAATTCCATGTTATCTCAGCTATCGTTGGCTGGAAATATAATAGGTAGTATAATGGGCACATTTAAGTTAAAGTTCTTCACTATAATTATATTCTTTACAATCGCTGCTGTCTTAAATGCCATATTGATACCGAGGTATAAGGGGGATATAAGAGAGGATAAGGTAGAGAGAATAAGGGATACTAGGAGGTTACTTAAACCTTTAATCTCTTATTCTATATTTAACCTTTCTGCAGAGGTCTTTTATGTGGTCTACATCCCATTACTTAATTTGTTAACATTGCCTTCATGGACCTATTTCGTTAGCTACACTATACTGTATATGATAGATGAATACATTTACTACATCTCACCAAATTTAGTTAGGGACAATGAATTATATTATATCTTTATTTCGATAGCTCTTAGAGGTTTTTTGGTAGCTTTAGTGGGGTATTTGCTCTTTATGAAGATTAATTTTAGCTTTCTTACTGTCTTGTTATTTATATCTTTTGGTAGTCTATACCCTCTATATAATACAGCGTTATTTTCTCTTATATTTAAGGATTTAAAGAAAAATAGGGGATCCATATTAGGTCTCTTTAGTGCTGGAAATAACTTAGCATCTGCCATGGGTAGTTACCTCTCAGGATTGGTAAATCCGATGTCGATATCTCAAGCTTATTTCTTCAGTTTCTTCGGGTTTTCGTTATCGTTTTTTATAATGTATGACTACATTAGTGAAAAAAGACAAAGAGTTGAAAATAAAAAGAAAGTCATCGTTTCTAATTCTACCTAG
- a CDS encoding acyl-CoA thioesterase produces the protein MSYLRISETKVSSLKIIHYEHINYLGRLHGGVMLNFLVDTGMMSAIRVAKGLAVIASLDDVIFKKPISLGDNIAVEAEAEYVGNSSVEVSMRALRDEETLVEATGTYVKIDDLFKPIIIENKLIADTEEEKRRMEKAIQRRNERQRDIKDRVEKKFDITDPTEGLRYRLSSKIFITPDMTYDGKIISAGKLLKAMDDLGGVLCGRYIKQSEPGTVVTVAVNRMSFYTPIRLGDIVEIRAGIIYVGNTSIETLINVIRIDPKTMMKEHITTGYFTYVRVDSTGKPIRVPSYTPETEVEKKYYEEVLRRKKLITTR, from the coding sequence GTGTCATATTTGAGAATATCTGAAACCAAGGTCTCCTCACTAAAAATAATTCATTACGAGCACATAAATTATCTAGGTAGACTGCACGGAGGTGTAATGCTGAACTTCCTAGTGGATACTGGAATGATGTCAGCGATAAGGGTGGCTAAAGGTTTAGCGGTTATAGCATCACTTGACGACGTTATATTTAAGAAACCAATATCATTAGGAGATAACATAGCAGTGGAAGCGGAAGCAGAATATGTAGGCAACTCTTCTGTAGAAGTATCTATGAGAGCCTTAAGAGACGAAGAGACATTAGTCGAAGCAACAGGTACATACGTGAAAATAGACGATTTATTCAAACCCATAATAATAGAGAACAAACTGATCGCTGATACGGAAGAGGAAAAGAGAAGAATGGAGAAGGCTATTCAAAGGAGAAATGAAAGACAAAGAGATATTAAGGACAGGGTTGAAAAGAAGTTTGATATCACTGATCCTACAGAAGGATTGAGATATAGATTGTCGTCAAAGATATTTATAACACCTGACATGACCTATGACGGAAAGATAATTTCTGCTGGAAAATTACTTAAAGCGATGGATGACCTAGGCGGTGTATTATGTGGAAGATATATAAAACAGAGTGAACCTGGAACTGTAGTTACCGTTGCAGTCAATAGAATGAGTTTCTATACGCCAATTAGGTTAGGCGATATCGTGGAGATAAGAGCAGGAATAATATATGTAGGAAATACATCAATAGAAACACTGATTAATGTGATTCGAATAGATCCAAAAACTATGATGAAAGAACACATAACCACAGGTTACTTCACCTATGTTAGGGTTGACTCAACTGGAAAACCCATAAGAGTACCTAGCTATACACCAGAAACTGAAGTAGAAAAGAAATATTATGAAGAAGTTTTAAGAAGAAAGAAACTAATTACCACTAGGTAG
- a CDS encoding ATP-binding protein, whose translation MSEDFSMKIKDQIEKAKALAITLGDIIGRVSRGIPSKVDENNTQVNVVIDPVTYYKYPFLGKIGVLLGAIDIKTLYFVLLRVIGYERSDVSSLLYPDSPIISSNEIGEEEPGSLISNVVIKCEPLTKVNFLESTEPESADLVVEPQSPVILPRAEVIERSLDTNRGLLRLGYLDNHVGNIKVSISLDDLNYHTLILGTTGAGKTSFVKDVIAGIYSIAELTKVFVFDATGDYYHVFLPPDKTDKNVSQSLALFESLYPKLSGLNLSIIYPLSRKWIRKYTNGNKDLLSITNAYFKLYVYPMINYLSKKGYKFYHSVSEGRIVVSNSEWKSEVEIFPFYFKFDEIKKVLPRLNPYFSEQATQFLKILLKRKGKDYNSLASLTESLEDYDLDNLSIHKSTKENILRGLYLLRSTGLFDVGVKREPLGRLLTSDRKLLILDLYNSELDDFAQKIVTYYFLDKIFEIREAQMKIGSLKERLVLIIDEAHKFFPSGKGSEEDANYVRKVAGKISSMMRLGRRRKIGFIFSTHNPTDLSDIIVQLANTKIIFRIKPEVAESLGLSKIEAKILSWEKNGVAYLISPWLREGKIKIRVPVPPPLGHYDLSKAS comes from the coding sequence TTGTCTGAAGATTTTTCGATGAAGATTAAAGACCAGATAGAGAAAGCCAAGGCATTGGCTATCACGTTAGGTGATATTATAGGAAGAGTATCACGTGGAATTCCGAGTAAGGTTGATGAAAACAACACGCAGGTTAATGTAGTTATTGATCCTGTGACTTATTATAAGTACCCTTTTTTGGGAAAGATCGGGGTTTTATTGGGAGCTATTGACATAAAGACTTTGTACTTTGTTCTGCTAAGAGTCATAGGATATGAGAGAAGTGACGTGTCGTCATTACTATATCCAGATTCGCCAATAATATCAAGTAATGAAATAGGGGAAGAGGAACCAGGCTCCCTAATATCTAACGTGGTAATTAAATGTGAACCGCTCACTAAAGTAAATTTTCTGGAGTCTACAGAGCCAGAGTCAGCTGACCTAGTTGTTGAGCCACAATCACCAGTTATTTTACCTAGAGCAGAGGTAATAGAGAGGTCGCTAGATACCAATAGAGGTCTTTTGAGATTAGGCTACTTAGATAATCACGTAGGCAATATAAAAGTGAGCATCAGCCTAGATGACCTAAACTACCATACACTGATATTGGGGACAACTGGAGCAGGAAAAACATCATTTGTAAAAGACGTAATTGCAGGTATTTACTCAATAGCAGAGCTTACTAAGGTGTTTGTTTTTGATGCAACAGGAGACTATTATCACGTTTTTTTACCGCCTGATAAAACGGACAAGAACGTAAGTCAAAGTTTAGCCCTTTTCGAGTCTCTTTACCCTAAGTTGTCAGGATTAAATCTAAGTATAATTTACCCTCTATCAAGAAAGTGGATCAGGAAATACACTAACGGAAACAAGGATCTTTTATCAATAACAAATGCATATTTCAAACTTTACGTATATCCAATGATAAACTACCTGTCCAAAAAAGGATACAAATTTTACCACAGTGTATCTGAGGGAAGAATAGTAGTCTCAAACAGTGAGTGGAAATCTGAGGTCGAAATATTTCCATTTTATTTTAAGTTTGATGAGATAAAGAAAGTTTTACCTAGACTAAATCCTTATTTCTCTGAGCAGGCTACCCAATTTCTTAAGATTCTATTGAAGAGAAAAGGAAAAGACTACAATTCTCTAGCTAGCCTCACTGAATCTCTTGAGGATTATGACTTGGATAATTTGAGTATTCACAAAAGCACTAAGGAGAATATATTAAGAGGATTATATTTGCTCAGATCGACAGGTCTATTTGACGTGGGCGTAAAGAGAGAACCTTTAGGAAGACTACTGACATCTGATAGAAAGTTGTTAATTCTAGATCTTTATAATAGCGAATTAGATGACTTCGCTCAGAAAATTGTAACTTATTATTTTCTTGATAAAATATTTGAAATAAGGGAGGCTCAGATGAAAATAGGCTCGTTAAAGGAAAGGCTTGTATTGATAATCGACGAGGCTCATAAATTCTTCCCCTCTGGTAAAGGTTCTGAAGAGGACGCAAACTATGTTAGAAAAGTGGCAGGAAAGATATCATCTATGATGAGGCTAGGTAGGAGAAGAAAAATTGGCTTTATATTCTCTACCCATAACCCAACTGATCTATCAGATATAATAGTACAGTTGGCAAATACGAAGATCATTTTCAGAATAAAGCCAGAGGTAGCAGAATCCTTAGGCTTGTCGAAGATAGAAGCTAAAATATTGAGTTGGGAAAAAAATGGAGTGGCTTACCTAATATCCCCCTGGTTAAGGGAGGGTAAAATTAAAATACGAGTACCTGTTCCTCCACCATTAGGACATTATGATTTGTCAAAGGCGAGTTAA
- a CDS encoding DNA double-strand break repair nuclease NurA — translation MSNTNELAVILNEVIQRYIREYFNIYVPRGDFKESDASLITNDIVKEVIPTRLNMEVYAIDGSSRSIFSAGGTISISTVAVSSSNKPVYGVYPGLFGLKGLEIQKPFIALAPSSNSKGTINPYLYSSKYIMTFSLDGTPFQSTIEPERIETELRAILETEALKVLKNKGLVLVDGPLFPSYVYLPERVKTKIINERLSILDQNFIGVVKRIDKSDLLIRTLSSNKELTAKYKVDPRGFLSDEAYLYQFVRFNYNPPYPTLCIGPLVKDVNERVKVFVNYMIYPIHKYVPKFSILRIESIGKNAVDRLSSLKFTTEGIPLALAVADKTAKELSSGILRFIMFSLDRIGVQESFRNKFEVLDVV, via the coding sequence ATGAGTAATACCAATGAACTTGCTGTAATACTGAATGAAGTAATACAAAGATATATAAGAGAATACTTCAATATTTATGTTCCTAGGGGAGATTTTAAAGAAAGCGATGCCTCACTAATTACCAACGATATCGTAAAAGAGGTAATTCCAACCAGACTAAATATGGAAGTTTATGCAATAGATGGTAGTAGTAGAAGTATTTTTTCCGCCGGTGGAACAATAAGTATATCCACAGTTGCAGTGTCTTCTTCTAACAAGCCTGTGTACGGAGTTTATCCAGGTTTGTTTGGTTTAAAAGGATTAGAAATTCAGAAGCCCTTTATAGCCTTAGCCCCTTCATCGAACTCTAAAGGAACAATAAATCCGTACTTATATTCATCAAAGTACATTATGACATTTTCGCTAGATGGTACACCTTTCCAATCTACAATAGAACCTGAAAGAATAGAAACTGAGTTAAGAGCTATATTAGAAACTGAAGCTTTGAAAGTATTAAAAAATAAGGGTTTAGTCTTAGTTGATGGACCATTATTCCCCTCCTATGTATACCTCCCTGAGAGGGTCAAAACTAAAATCATAAATGAACGTCTTTCAATTTTAGATCAAAATTTTATTGGAGTAGTTAAAAGGATAGACAAGTCAGACCTGTTAATAAGAACCTTATCTAGTAATAAGGAACTAACAGCAAAATATAAGGTGGACCCTCGTGGGTTTTTATCAGATGAGGCTTACTTGTATCAGTTTGTTAGATTTAATTATAATCCACCATATCCCACGTTATGTATTGGACCCCTTGTTAAAGATGTGAATGAAAGGGTTAAAGTATTTGTAAATTACATGATTTATCCTATTCATAAATACGTACCAAAATTCTCTATTCTCAGGATAGAATCAATAGGCAAAAACGCTGTAGATAGATTATCTTCCTTGAAATTCACAACTGAAGGAATACCTTTGGCTTTAGCCGTAGCAGACAAGACTGCAAAAGAATTGTCGTCAGGCATACTGAGATTTATTATGTTCTCGCTAGATAGAATTGGGGTCCAGGAGAGTTTCAGAAACAAATTTGAGGTGCTTGATGTTGTCTGA
- a CDS encoding FAD-dependent oxidoreductase, whose protein sequence is MEKLVVVGGGAAGMSASSKVRRLKPEMDIEVFESTKFVSHAPCGIPYFIEGLFDDESLFMTYTPEFFKEKRKIDVKTGIRITEIDFSGRTIYGETANKEKIKREYDYLLLSTGAKPKKVETEGNERVFYVHHPADALELRKQLWSLNTVAIIGGGILGLEMVEALVERGKKVVLIHKGDYLLNRSLDNELGKIITSIVMKDAEVKLNERLEVIKRGGRLVVTDKGNYEVDGTVVAIGVEPNVDLVKGKLTLGDTGAIKVDRHMRTTLKDVYSAGDNTEVVNLLTGRPQWVPFAPVANKMGYVAGSNIGGKEMTFPGTVNTQVTKYKDYYIARVGLNEEEARKHGFHVISASINSKTRARYYPGGGDIYVKIIADEESRKILGGQIIGVEEVLGRINMLAGMLYKGFTIDDVFFTEMGYLPAINRVWDPVIVAIRRLMKDD, encoded by the coding sequence ATGGAGAAGTTAGTTGTAGTAGGTGGTGGAGCAGCAGGAATGAGTGCATCTTCTAAAGTTAGAAGACTAAAACCAGAGATGGATATTGAGGTATTCGAGTCAACGAAATTCGTAAGCCATGCGCCCTGTGGAATACCTTATTTTATCGAGGGACTTTTTGATGATGAAAGTTTATTCATGACATACACGCCTGAGTTCTTCAAAGAAAAGAGGAAAATAGACGTTAAAACAGGTATAAGAATAACTGAAATTGACTTCTCAGGAAGAACTATTTATGGAGAAACTGCCAATAAAGAAAAAATAAAGAGAGAGTATGATTACTTACTCTTAAGTACAGGAGCTAAGCCTAAAAAAGTAGAGACTGAAGGCAATGAGAGAGTGTTTTATGTTCACCATCCAGCAGACGCCCTAGAATTAAGAAAGCAACTATGGTCATTAAATACTGTAGCCATCATAGGTGGAGGTATACTAGGACTTGAAATGGTTGAAGCATTAGTTGAAAGAGGAAAGAAGGTCGTACTGATACATAAGGGAGACTATCTTCTCAATAGGAGTTTAGATAATGAGTTAGGCAAGATTATCACGAGTATTGTGATGAAGGATGCAGAGGTTAAGCTTAATGAAAGGTTGGAGGTAATAAAGAGAGGGGGAAGGTTAGTAGTTACAGACAAGGGAAATTATGAGGTAGACGGGACAGTAGTCGCAATAGGTGTTGAGCCTAATGTTGACCTTGTTAAAGGTAAGTTAACGTTAGGAGATACAGGTGCAATAAAAGTTGATAGACATATGAGAACCACTCTAAAAGATGTCTACTCTGCTGGAGACAACACGGAAGTTGTAAACCTACTTACGGGGAGACCCCAGTGGGTACCCTTTGCGCCAGTTGCCAATAAAATGGGTTACGTGGCTGGAAGTAACATAGGAGGGAAGGAGATGACATTCCCCGGTACAGTTAACACTCAAGTCACTAAATATAAGGACTATTACATAGCTAGGGTTGGCTTAAACGAGGAAGAAGCTAGAAAACACGGTTTCCATGTCATATCAGCTTCAATTAACAGTAAAACGAGGGCAAGATATTATCCAGGAGGAGGTGATATATATGTTAAAATTATTGCAGATGAAGAAAGTAGAAAGATATTAGGCGGGCAGATAATTGGAGTAGAGGAAGTTTTAGGCAGAATAAATATGCTAGCAGGAATGTTATACAAGGGCTTCACAATTGATGACGTGTTTTTCACCGAGATGGGCTATTTACCAGCAATAAATAGAGTGTGGGATCCTGTTATCGTAGCTATAAGACGGTTAATGAAGGACGATTAG
- a CDS encoding bifunctional phosphoglucose/phosphomannose isomerase: MSNVYERWKEFYEDAISRDIPGVKTAEKIAYFGIGGSGIPGEVLKLLDLPVEYKLFRSYKVNVDSKTTVVAVSYSGNTAETLAGVKRAQELGVKEIIVITSGGKLKEIAESKGYPLLSLPQGYQTRFIFPYIFTYLVRILNQSTGSNYRVQDLVDGIQDNFTMLSEVSTRIANRITGKVPIFYASDLLPIAERFKQEVNENAKYPAFFSQLPEANHNEIELYSSQQGNQFIPIVIPSDKIDEATASLINAELIYPPYKSILKNISGMFLIAGLASVKLASQLNIKAEELRIIPKIRERTHNLLMGG; the protein is encoded by the coding sequence GTGAGTAATGTTTACGAGAGGTGGAAAGAGTTTTATGAAGACGCAATTTCCCGTGATATACCCGGCGTTAAAACCGCTGAAAAAATAGCTTATTTTGGTATTGGCGGAAGCGGAATACCAGGTGAAGTCCTAAAACTCCTAGACTTACCTGTGGAGTATAAGCTGTTCAGGAGTTACAAGGTAAACGTTGATTCAAAAACTACAGTTGTAGCGGTAAGTTATTCTGGTAACACTGCAGAGACACTTGCTGGGGTAAAGAGGGCTCAAGAATTAGGTGTAAAGGAGATAATAGTCATTACCTCTGGAGGTAAACTTAAGGAGATAGCTGAAAGTAAAGGATATCCTTTATTAAGCTTACCCCAAGGCTATCAGACACGATTTATTTTTCCGTATATTTTCACATATCTTGTTAGAATCCTTAACCAGAGTACAGGATCTAACTATAGAGTACAAGATTTAGTTGATGGAATACAGGACAATTTCACCATGTTGTCAGAGGTAAGTACACGAATAGCCAATAGGATCACTGGAAAGGTTCCTATATTTTATGCTTCAGATTTACTCCCTATTGCTGAAAGATTTAAACAGGAAGTAAATGAGAATGCTAAGTATCCAGCCTTTTTCTCTCAGTTACCTGAGGCTAACCATAACGAGATAGAACTTTACTCGTCACAACAGGGAAATCAGTTTATACCAATTGTTATTCCCTCTGATAAGATAGACGAGGCTACAGCTTCTCTAATAAATGCAGAGTTAATTTATCCACCTTATAAGAGTATACTGAAGAACATATCCGGCATGTTTCTGATTGCAGGACTAGCTTCAGTGAAGTTAGCTTCTCAATTGAATATAAAAGCAGAAGAGCTAAGGATAATACCTAAAATAAGAGAAAGGACACACAATTTACTTATGGGTGGTTAG